In Priestia megaterium NBRC 15308 = ATCC 14581, the following proteins share a genomic window:
- a CDS encoding ZIP family metal transporter, with amino-acid sequence MWQAAMWGGISGSAVLLGALAAVFLPIGKKIIGYIMAFGTGVLIGASTYELLGDSVHNGGLKATSLGFLAGAVVFTFLDYLISRQGANKRKRSTKQMAASSSGIAIFIGTVMDAIPESIMIGASLIENATVSWLLVIAIFISNIPEGLSSTTGLVKSGFSKKKIFLLWAAVLFISAFSSWTGFVFLDHASETLMAAIAAFAGGGIIAMVGSTMMPEAYEEGGSITGLIAALGLLASLILDHFS; translated from the coding sequence ATGTGGCAAGCTGCGATGTGGGGCGGAATTTCAGGATCAGCTGTCCTTCTTGGTGCTTTGGCAGCAGTTTTTTTGCCTATCGGCAAAAAGATAATTGGTTATATTATGGCTTTTGGGACAGGTGTATTAATCGGAGCATCTACCTATGAGCTGCTTGGAGACTCGGTTCATAACGGCGGGTTAAAAGCTACTTCTCTTGGTTTTCTTGCCGGGGCTGTCGTTTTTACTTTTTTAGACTATCTAATTTCACGTCAAGGAGCGAATAAAAGAAAGCGGTCTACCAAACAAATGGCTGCGAGTAGTTCTGGAATTGCTATATTTATAGGAACCGTAATGGATGCAATCCCAGAGTCCATTATGATTGGGGCTAGCTTAATTGAAAATGCAACCGTTAGCTGGCTTCTTGTTATCGCTATTTTTATAAGTAATATTCCTGAAGGACTGTCCAGTACGACCGGTCTAGTGAAAAGCGGATTCTCTAAAAAGAAAATTTTTTTACTATGGGCAGCTGTTTTGTTCATTTCAGCTTTTAGTTCATGGACAGGATTTGTTTTTTTAGACCATGCATCTGAGACACTTATGGCTGCTATTGCTGCTTTTGCCGGCGGTGGTATTATTGCTATGGTAGGTTCTACAATGATGCCAGAGGCCTATGAAGAGGGAGGGTCTATTACAGGATTGATTGCTGCACTTGGATTACTTGCTTCACTCATACTGGATCATTTTTCTTAA
- a CDS encoding amino acid permease — MADKQLKRGLESRHIQMIALGGTIGVGLFMGSASTIQWTGPSVLLAYAICGMFIFFIMRAMGEMLYMEPSTGSFATFGHKYIHPLAGYMAAWSNWFQFVIVGMSEIIAVGAYMHYWFPHLPAWVPGIIAMLILGTANLVSVKSFGEFEFWFAMIKIVTIILMIIAGLGLIFFGFGNGGDAIGLSNLWAHGGFFAGGWSGFFFALSLVVAAYQGVELIGITAGEAKDPKKTLRNAIQSIIWRILIFYIGAIFVIVTVYPWNELDSLGSPFVSTFAKVGVTAAAGIINFVVITAAMSGCNSGIFSAGRMLYTLGVNGQAPKFFTKISRNGVPIYSTLAVMIGLVIGVVLNYIAPPNVFVYVYSASVLPGMIPWFIILISQIRFRKAKGAEMDSHPFKMPFAPVTNYVTIAFLLMVLVGMWFNDETRISLIVGVIFLALVVISFYAFGINKRMIPDTENGQIKK; from the coding sequence ATGGCAGACAAACAGCTAAAAAGAGGCTTAGAATCCCGTCACATTCAAATGATCGCGCTAGGCGGAACAATTGGCGTTGGATTATTTATGGGATCAGCAAGCACCATCCAATGGACAGGTCCATCGGTATTGCTTGCTTACGCAATCTGCGGAATGTTTATTTTCTTTATTATGCGTGCCATGGGCGAAATGCTGTACATGGAACCAAGCACAGGTTCATTCGCTACATTTGGCCACAAATATATTCATCCATTAGCAGGTTATATGGCTGCGTGGAGCAACTGGTTTCAATTTGTAATCGTAGGGATGTCTGAAATTATAGCGGTAGGAGCATATATGCATTACTGGTTCCCACATCTACCTGCTTGGGTACCAGGTATTATTGCCATGTTGATTTTAGGCACAGCCAACTTAGTTTCAGTGAAATCATTTGGAGAGTTTGAATTTTGGTTTGCGATGATTAAGATTGTAACGATTATTTTGATGATTATTGCAGGGCTCGGGTTGATTTTCTTCGGATTTGGAAACGGGGGAGACGCTATTGGATTATCAAACCTTTGGGCACACGGCGGCTTCTTTGCAGGCGGATGGTCAGGTTTTTTCTTTGCACTATCTCTTGTTGTTGCAGCTTATCAAGGAGTCGAGCTAATTGGTATTACAGCTGGTGAAGCAAAGGACCCTAAAAAAACGTTAAGAAACGCAATTCAAAGCATCATCTGGCGCATTTTAATTTTTTATATTGGAGCTATTTTCGTTATCGTGACGGTATATCCGTGGAATGAATTAGATTCTTTAGGGAGTCCATTTGTATCTACATTTGCTAAAGTTGGTGTTACGGCAGCTGCAGGTATCATTAACTTTGTTGTTATTACAGCAGCTATGTCAGGCTGTAACAGTGGAATTTTTAGTGCAGGACGCATGCTTTATACGCTTGGCGTAAACGGTCAAGCACCTAAATTCTTCACAAAAATTTCTCGTAACGGCGTTCCAATTTATAGCACACTCGCTGTTATGATTGGATTGGTAATTGGTGTTGTTTTAAACTACATCGCTCCACCGAATGTATTTGTTTATGTATACAGTGCGAGCGTGCTTCCGGGAATGATTCCTTGGTTCATCATTCTTATCAGCCAAATTCGTTTCCGTAAAGCTAAAGGTGCTGAAATGGATAGTCATCCTTTCAAAATGCCTTTTGCACCTGTAACGAATTATGTAACTATTGCCTTTCTACTAATGGTGCTTGTAGGCATGTGGTTTAATGATGAAACGCGTATCTCACTTATTGTAGGAGTTATTTTCCTCGCTCTTGTTGTCATTAGTTTTTACGCATTCGGAATAAATAAGCGTATGATACCTGATACAGAGAACGGTCAAATAAAGAAATAA
- a CDS encoding alpha/beta-type small acid-soluble spore protein, with translation MANNKSSNNNELLVYGAEQAIDQMKYEIASEFGVNLGADTTARANGSVGGEITKRLVQLAEQQLGGGRF, from the coding sequence ATGGCAAACAACAAAAGCAGCAATAATAATGAATTATTAGTATACGGGGCTGAACAAGCAATCGATCAAATGAAATATGAAATCGCTAGCGAGTTCGGAGTAAATTTAGGAGCTGACACTACTGCACGTGCAAACGGATCAGTAGGCGGCGAAATCACAAAACGTCTTGTACAATTAGCTGAGCAACAACTTGGCGGCGGACGTTTCTAA
- a CDS encoding LacI family DNA-binding transcriptional regulator, translated as MKAKISDVAKIAGVSPTTVSRVLNNRGYISKETRENVYKAMKEINYFPNDIARSLFNKRTNLIGMIVPQTSNPFFGELAFHIESICASLNYKVLLCNSLNRIDKEKKYVEMLIRNQVDGVIAVTYNRGIFDSESQSLPVVAVDHYLSTDIPTVSSDNYSGGKQATELLISKDCKHIIHINGPLKLETPANLRRKAYENVMKKYGKQPITYEISNTFDRNIQRETISKVFEENPEVDGIFASDDLLAALVVAEAQKRGKNIPRDLKIVGYDGTEASQTLLPGLTTVQQPIESIAQTAIDILLKEIEGEFSNIPREICLPVKLLEGQTT; from the coding sequence ATGAAAGCCAAGATTAGTGATGTAGCAAAAATTGCAGGTGTTTCACCGACTACCGTTTCTCGTGTATTAAATAACCGTGGTTACATAAGCAAAGAAACGCGAGAAAATGTTTATAAAGCAATGAAAGAAATTAATTATTTCCCAAATGATATTGCACGTTCATTATTTAATAAACGAACAAATTTAATCGGTATGATTGTCCCGCAAACGAGCAACCCTTTTTTCGGAGAGTTAGCCTTTCACATTGAAAGTATATGTGCTTCTCTTAACTACAAAGTACTTCTTTGCAACAGTCTTAATCGAATTGATAAAGAAAAAAAATATGTAGAGATGCTCATCAGAAATCAGGTAGATGGTGTGATTGCCGTTACTTATAATAGAGGTATTTTTGATTCAGAAAGTCAAAGTCTTCCTGTAGTTGCAGTGGATCATTATTTATCAACAGATATTCCTACCGTATCTTCTGATAACTATTCTGGAGGAAAACAAGCCACGGAATTGCTCATTTCAAAAGATTGTAAGCATATTATTCATATTAACGGCCCCCTTAAACTCGAAACTCCAGCTAACTTAAGAAGGAAAGCTTATGAAAACGTGATGAAAAAGTACGGAAAACAGCCTATCACGTATGAAATTTCAAATACCTTCGACCGCAACATCCAGAGAGAAACTATTTCTAAGGTTTTTGAAGAAAATCCGGAAGTAGATGGTATTTTTGCAAGTGATGACTTACTTGCAGCTTTAGTAGTTGCAGAAGCACAAAAAAGAGGAAAAAACATCCCAAGAGATTTAAAAATTGTGGGCTATGACGGAACGGAGGCCAGTCAGACTTTGTTACCTGGTCTAACTACAGTTCAACAGCCCATTGAATCGATTGCTCAAACAGCCATTGATATTTTACTAAAAGAAATTGAAGGAGAATTCAGCAATATACCTCGTGAAATCTGCCTTCCCGTTAAGCTTCTAGAAGGACAAACAACGTAA
- a CDS encoding MFS transporter, which produces MKSSKSLYWKLSAYFFFFFFTWSSSYSLFSIWLGQEIKLNGSATGLIFSVNAIFALCMQPLYGYISDRIGLKKHVLFFISCLLVFVGPFYIFVYGPLLQYNVVIGAIIGGLYLGVAFLAGIGAIETYIEKVSRKYKFEYGKSRMWGSLGWAAATFFAGQLFNINPHINFWVASVSAVILVAIIFSVKVEMSSYEMEKAESVTLRDVGSLFLLKEFWFFMIYVVGVTCVYGVYDQQFPIYYASLFPTESIGNQVFGYLNSFQVFLEAGMMFAAPFIVNKIGAKNSLILAGFLMGFRIIGSGLVVGPIGISSMKLIHALELPIMLIAIFKYLAANFDTRLSSILYLVGFQFASQIGASVLSPIVGGLYDSVGFSRTYLIMGGMVLVFNVISMFTLLNSKKHRFIRKDVQENTQII; this is translated from the coding sequence ATGAAAAGTTCAAAAAGTTTATATTGGAAGCTGAGTGCATATTTTTTCTTCTTCTTTTTTACGTGGTCGTCCAGCTACTCTTTATTTTCTATCTGGTTAGGGCAAGAGATTAAGTTGAACGGATCAGCAACAGGCTTAATCTTTTCTGTGAACGCTATCTTTGCTTTGTGTATGCAGCCTTTGTACGGATATATATCTGACAGGATAGGTTTAAAGAAACACGTTTTATTTTTTATTAGCTGTCTTTTAGTGTTTGTAGGACCATTTTATATTTTTGTTTATGGACCTTTGCTTCAATACAATGTGGTGATAGGGGCTATTATTGGAGGCTTATATTTAGGAGTAGCGTTTTTGGCGGGCATCGGAGCGATTGAAACATACATAGAGAAAGTCAGCCGAAAATATAAATTTGAGTATGGAAAATCTAGAATGTGGGGGTCATTAGGCTGGGCTGCAGCTACGTTTTTTGCAGGACAATTATTTAATATTAATCCTCACATTAATTTTTGGGTGGCATCTGTTTCAGCGGTTATCCTAGTCGCTATTATTTTTTCTGTAAAAGTAGAAATGAGCAGTTATGAAATGGAAAAAGCTGAATCCGTCACGCTAAGAGATGTAGGTAGTTTATTTTTATTGAAGGAATTTTGGTTTTTTATGATTTATGTTGTTGGTGTTACATGCGTATATGGGGTATACGATCAGCAATTTCCTATCTATTATGCATCTTTGTTTCCTACTGAATCGATAGGTAACCAAGTATTTGGCTACTTAAATTCGTTTCAAGTATTTTTAGAAGCTGGAATGATGTTCGCAGCACCGTTTATTGTAAATAAGATCGGTGCAAAAAATAGTTTAATTTTAGCAGGATTTCTAATGGGATTTCGTATTATTGGGTCAGGGCTTGTTGTTGGTCCAATCGGAATATCTTCAATGAAACTCATTCATGCATTAGAACTTCCTATTATGCTCATTGCCATCTTTAAATATTTGGCAGCTAACTTTGACACGCGCCTATCTTCCATCCTTTATTTGGTTGGATTCCAATTTGCTTCGCAAATAGGTGCTTCAGTTCTTTCACCCATAGTGGGAGGATTATATGATAGCGTAGGTTTTTCCCGTACCTATTTAATTATGGGAGGTATGGTTTTGGTATTTAACGTTATTTCGATGTTTACACTACTAAACTCTAAAAAACATAGATTTATAAGAAAAGATGTACAAGAAAACACGCAGATTATATAG
- a CDS encoding glycoside hydrolase family 32 protein: MNKIEQAQHSLNEAEKKVNHQYRLGYHIMAPANWINDPNGLVQYKGEYHVFYQHHPYDENWGPMHWGHVKSKDLVHWQHLPIALAPGDSFDKDGCFSGSAVDNEGELTLIYTGHNYIDKELDTFFQNQNIAVSKDGITFEKAEANPVIAEPPADSSHHFRDPKVWKHEGFWYMILGNSTKKQEGRVILYRSSNLQKWEYVGVLAKSDGDLGYMWECPDFFELDGKHVLMISPQGIEAKGDSYHNLFQTGYLVGEYNYGTNTFHHGSFTELDYGHDFYAVQTLLDDKGRRIAIGWMDMWEANMPTKEDGWCGALTLPRELTLREDKVLMNPVQELTSLRKTQYNMLTNKALSNSYVVEVNEDLLEIQAVFDLADCQASSVGIKIRGINNEETLMCYNLNEQKLLLDCTHSGKEDGVRKVALQAGETLALRIFVDRSSVEVFANEGQATMTSRIYPKESRLGIELFTEGGNVIVKELTYWNLKDIWG, from the coding sequence ATAAATAAAATCGAGCAAGCTCAACATTCATTAAATGAAGCAGAGAAAAAGGTGAATCATCAATATCGGTTAGGGTATCATATTATGGCGCCAGCGAACTGGATTAATGATCCGAATGGGTTGGTTCAGTATAAAGGAGAATATCATGTTTTTTATCAACATCATCCTTATGACGAAAATTGGGGGCCAATGCATTGGGGACATGTCAAAAGCAAAGATCTTGTTCATTGGCAGCACTTGCCGATTGCTTTAGCTCCTGGAGATTCATTTGATAAAGATGGATGTTTTTCTGGAAGTGCCGTGGATAACGAAGGAGAGCTTACGTTAATTTATACAGGACATAATTATATAGACAAAGAGCTGGATACTTTTTTTCAAAACCAAAATATAGCTGTTAGTAAAGACGGCATTACCTTTGAAAAAGCAGAGGCCAACCCAGTTATTGCTGAGCCGCCAGCAGATAGCTCTCATCATTTTAGAGATCCTAAAGTATGGAAGCACGAAGGTTTCTGGTATATGATTCTAGGAAACTCAACAAAGAAACAAGAGGGCCGTGTTATCTTATACCGGTCTTCAAATTTACAAAAATGGGAATATGTTGGTGTTCTTGCTAAAAGCGATGGAGATCTAGGATACATGTGGGAGTGTCCAGACTTCTTTGAGTTAGACGGAAAGCATGTGTTAATGATTTCTCCTCAAGGGATAGAAGCAAAAGGTGATTCCTATCACAACCTTTTCCAAACAGGATATTTAGTTGGAGAATATAATTATGGAACCAATACATTTCATCATGGGTCATTTACTGAATTAGATTACGGCCACGATTTTTATGCTGTTCAAACACTTTTAGATGATAAAGGACGGCGAATTGCAATTGGCTGGATGGACATGTGGGAAGCTAATATGCCAACGAAAGAGGATGGATGGTGCGGTGCGCTAACGCTCCCGAGAGAACTAACTTTAAGAGAGGATAAAGTGTTAATGAACCCCGTCCAAGAGCTTACATCACTTCGGAAAACTCAGTATAATATGCTAACCAATAAAGCTCTTTCTAACAGCTATGTAGTAGAAGTAAATGAAGACTTGCTAGAGATACAAGCTGTATTTGATTTAGCGGACTGCCAAGCTTCATCGGTAGGAATAAAAATTCGTGGAATAAACAACGAAGAAACGCTTATGTGTTACAACCTTAATGAGCAAAAGTTATTGCTTGACTGTACTCACTCGGGAAAAGAAGATGGAGTGAGGAAAGTAGCGCTACAAGCAGGTGAGACACTAGCTTTACGAATATTTGTGGACCGTTCTTCCGTTGAAGTATTTGCAAACGAAGGACAAGCGACCATGACGAGCCGTATTTATCCAAAAGAAAGCAGGCTTGGAATTGAGTTATTTACTGAAGGAGGAAACGTAATCGTAAAAGAGTTAACGTATTGGAATTTAAAAGATATTTGGGGGTAA